A region from the Cystobacter ferrugineus genome encodes:
- a CDS encoding sigma-54-dependent transcriptional regulator, whose translation MPSEGRVLVVDDHVEMARLLADALSDAGYTVDVATSGREALAAVRGRVLDAVVCDLRMEQVDGFDVLAAVREADPTLPVLIMTAFGGVENAVEAMRRGAAHYFTKPFRLDEVLLYVQRAIAERRLREENRALRQAVGDRSAFAALVGRSAPLRALYELIERVAHSHAPVLVRGESGSGKELVARALHFEGPRQAGPFVAINCTAIPNALLESELFGHVKGSFTGATTPRRGLFLEADGGTLFLDEIGDMAPELQAKLLRVLEDGEVRAVGADAARKVDVRVVAATHQELEARVREGKFRQDLFYRLNVVPLRVPPLRERREDIPLLVEHFIAKSRERNPRARLTGFTPEALAALAAAPWPGNVRELENLVERLAVVTVKETVDLPTLQLHAPGVTGDVHPLVQAQTRLVPLRQLEGEYIAYVVAQCGGNKTRAAEILGIDVSTIHRRERERGG comes from the coding sequence ATGCCGTCTGAAGGGCGAGTGCTGGTGGTGGATGACCACGTGGAGATGGCGCGGCTGCTCGCCGATGCCCTCTCGGACGCGGGCTACACGGTGGACGTGGCCACGAGCGGGCGGGAGGCGCTCGCCGCGGTGCGCGGGCGCGTGCTGGACGCGGTGGTGTGCGATTTGCGCATGGAGCAGGTGGACGGCTTCGACGTGCTGGCGGCCGTGCGCGAGGCGGACCCCACGCTGCCGGTGCTCATCATGACGGCCTTCGGCGGGGTGGAGAACGCGGTGGAGGCCATGCGGCGCGGCGCGGCGCACTACTTCACCAAGCCCTTCCGGCTGGACGAGGTGCTCCTGTACGTGCAGCGCGCCATCGCCGAGCGGCGGCTGCGCGAGGAGAACCGCGCCCTGCGCCAGGCGGTGGGAGACCGCTCGGCCTTCGCGGCGCTGGTGGGCCGCAGCGCGCCCCTGCGCGCCCTGTACGAGCTCATCGAGCGCGTGGCGCATTCGCACGCGCCGGTGCTGGTGCGGGGCGAGAGCGGCTCGGGCAAGGAGCTGGTGGCGCGCGCGCTGCACTTCGAGGGGCCGCGCCAGGCGGGCCCCTTCGTGGCCATCAACTGCACGGCCATTCCCAACGCGCTGCTGGAGAGCGAGCTGTTCGGCCACGTGAAGGGCAGCTTCACGGGGGCCACCACGCCCCGGCGGGGCCTCTTCCTGGAGGCGGACGGGGGCACGCTCTTCCTGGACGAGATTGGCGACATGGCGCCCGAGCTCCAGGCGAAGCTCTTGCGCGTGCTGGAGGATGGCGAGGTGCGCGCGGTGGGCGCGGACGCGGCGCGCAAGGTGGACGTGCGCGTGGTGGCCGCCACGCACCAGGAGCTGGAAGCGCGCGTGCGCGAGGGGAAGTTCCGCCAGGATCTCTTCTACCGGCTCAACGTGGTGCCCCTGCGCGTGCCGCCCCTGCGCGAGCGGCGCGAGGACATTCCCCTGCTCGTGGAGCACTTCATCGCGAAGTCACGCGAGCGCAACCCCCGCGCGCGCCTCACGGGCTTCACCCCCGAGGCGCTCGCCGCGCTCGCCGCCGCGCCGTGGCCCGGCAACGTGCGTGAGCTGGAGAACCTCGTCGAGCGGCTCGCCGTCGTCACCGTGAAGGAGACGGTGGATCTGCCCACGCTCCAGTTGCACGCGCCCGGCGTGACGGGGGACGTGCACCCGCTCGTGCAGGCCCAGACGCGGCTGGTGCCGCTGCGCCAGTTGGAGGGCGAGTACATCGCCTACGTGGTGGCGCAGTGTGGCGGCAACAAGACACGCGCGGCGGAAATCCTCGGCATCGACGTGTCCACCATCCACCGCCGCGAGCGCGAGCGGGGCGGCTAG
- a CDS encoding two-component system sensor histidine kinase NtrB: MNRNAAVSVLLLCIALASVVVGVVHLIRRDRAALVEQFAAERTAQVDAAAREVSDALDDAADDLRFAGELLSRPGSVTEHRRELLALLEVVGQFKAIVVLDALGQSRFTIVDRRAGSAVTRGAVSTSLTEKAREALTRAPGDILTSLPVAAAAPGDWYRIFATAYAPGEDGPGGALAVLVDTEAFFAPLKLVTTQPEVRLLLIGTHGLPIRASAPTLLEWVNRVDLASDAVPGFATLLRRLRAGERGTVRLPEGEAALLGLGAADAIAAYTPVRMRGGPFWGVALFASTEELRAHERGVILRVALGALLVTFFLVVFGAYVIIASRRALALQESRRHADQLAHLHEKTQKILDNIPTGVLALSADGHITAVNQALRERLPPTAVGASLRESFPDAPAAVVDRLESLVKEACATERVLSLHGEPLPLFGAEGQYRIHAVPLERHDAEVRVLLVVEDLSDVHALESQLLRAEKLATVGILAAGIAHEIGTPLGVVRGRAEYVVGKLGAQHPQAAGIQVIIEQIDRVSRTIRQLLDFSRVQPVAVRGVALGALLHGAQELLHGEVERRRVRLEVEVPEELPPLLAEPDQLQQVVLNLVLNACDACEPGGTVRLAARLEAPGTPGAWSGVRLTVRDDGCGIPPGSLNRVFDPFFTTKKRGQGTGLGLTMVAQIVRNHGGRIELESEPGQGTCVTLWWPVTPAPSEERHAV; this comes from the coding sequence ATGAACCGCAACGCCGCCGTCTCCGTGCTCCTGCTGTGCATCGCGCTCGCGAGCGTGGTGGTGGGCGTGGTGCACCTCATCCGGAGGGACCGGGCGGCGCTCGTGGAGCAGTTCGCCGCCGAGCGCACCGCCCAGGTGGACGCCGCGGCGCGCGAGGTGTCCGATGCGCTCGACGACGCGGCGGATGACCTGCGCTTCGCGGGCGAGCTGCTGTCGCGCCCCGGCTCCGTCACCGAGCACCGGCGCGAGCTGCTCGCGCTCCTGGAGGTGGTGGGGCAGTTCAAGGCCATCGTCGTGCTGGACGCCCTGGGGCAGTCGCGCTTCACCATCGTGGACCGGCGCGCGGGCTCGGCCGTCACGCGGGGCGCGGTGAGCACCTCCCTCACGGAGAAGGCCCGCGAGGCGCTCACGCGCGCGCCCGGTGACATCCTCACCTCGCTGCCCGTGGCCGCCGCCGCGCCCGGGGACTGGTATCGCATCTTCGCCACGGCGTACGCACCCGGTGAGGACGGGCCCGGGGGCGCCCTGGCGGTGCTGGTGGACACCGAGGCCTTCTTCGCCCCTCTCAAGCTCGTCACCACCCAGCCCGAGGTACGGCTGTTGCTCATCGGCACGCACGGCCTGCCCATCCGCGCGAGCGCGCCCACGTTGCTGGAGTGGGTGAACCGGGTGGACCTGGCGTCGGACGCGGTGCCGGGCTTCGCCACCCTGTTGCGGCGCCTGCGCGCGGGCGAGCGCGGCACGGTGCGGCTGCCCGAGGGCGAGGCGGCGCTGCTGGGCCTGGGCGCGGCGGACGCCATCGCCGCCTATACCCCCGTGCGCATGCGCGGTGGCCCCTTCTGGGGCGTGGCCCTGTTCGCCTCCACCGAGGAGCTGCGCGCCCACGAGCGCGGCGTCATCCTGCGCGTGGCGCTCGGCGCCTTGCTGGTGACCTTCTTCCTCGTCGTCTTCGGCGCCTACGTCATCATCGCCTCGCGCCGCGCCCTCGCGCTCCAGGAGAGCCGCCGCCACGCGGACCAGCTCGCCCACCTGCACGAGAAGACGCAGAAGATCCTCGACAACATCCCCACCGGCGTCCTGGCGCTGTCGGCCGACGGGCACATCACCGCGGTGAACCAGGCCCTGCGCGAGCGCCTGCCGCCCACCGCCGTGGGCGCCAGCCTGCGCGAGTCCTTTCCGGACGCGCCCGCCGCGGTGGTGGACCGGCTCGAGTCGCTCGTGAAGGAGGCGTGCGCCACCGAGCGCGTGCTCAGCCTTCATGGCGAGCCCCTGCCGCTCTTTGGCGCCGAGGGCCAGTACCGCATCCACGCCGTGCCCCTGGAGCGGCACGACGCCGAGGTGCGGGTGCTGCTGGTGGTGGAGGACCTGAGCGACGTGCACGCGCTCGAGTCGCAGCTCTTGCGCGCGGAGAAGCTGGCCACGGTGGGCATCCTCGCCGCGGGCATCGCGCACGAGATTGGCACCCCGCTGGGCGTGGTGCGCGGCCGGGCCGAGTACGTGGTGGGCAAGCTCGGCGCCCAGCATCCCCAGGCCGCGGGCATCCAGGTCATCATCGAGCAGATTGATCGGGTGAGCCGCACCATCCGCCAGCTCCTGGACTTCTCGCGGGTGCAGCCGGTGGCGGTGCGGGGCGTGGCGCTCGGGGCGCTGTTGCACGGCGCGCAGGAGTTGCTGCACGGCGAGGTGGAGCGGCGCCGCGTGCGGCTGGAGGTGGAGGTGCCCGAAGAGCTGCCGCCGCTGCTCGCCGAGCCGGATCAATTGCAGCAGGTGGTGCTCAACCTGGTGCTCAACGCGTGTGATGCGTGTGAGCCCGGGGGCACGGTACGGCTGGCGGCACGGTTGGAGGCGCCGGGGACGCCGGGGGCGTGGAGCGGGGTGCGCCTGACGGTGCGGGATGATGGGTGCGGCATTCCCCCGGGGAGCCTCAACCGCGTCTTCGATCCCTTCTTCACCACGAAGAAGCGCGGCCAGGGCACGGGGCTGGGCCTGACGATGGTGGCGCAGATCGTCCGCAACCACGGGGGCCGCATCGAGTTGGAGAGCGAACCAGGGCAGGGCACGTGCGTGACGCTGTGGTGGCCCGTCACGCCCGCGCCGAGCGAGGAGCGGCATGCCGTCTGA